A segment of the Terribacillus aidingensis genome:
CGAAGGCGTCTTATTGCGCAATTGGCGGCGGGAAACCAACTGATCTTTGTAAGCAAGCCGGAATGGTTAAAACCGATCTGTTCGATAAAGATCATGTACCAGCCAAAGCAGATGACAGCTTGATTAAACAAAACGGTAAAATCGTTCTCAACCCTGATTTTGTAAAAGAGAACGAATTACAGGGAGTAAGCATCGAACAGCTCTTCCCTAACAATGAGAAAGTTCAAAAACTCATTGGAACTGCTGCAAGCGGCAGCACTGCAAAAAAATCGGATGATACAAATGACACTGTGAAGACCAGTTCCGGTGCACCGCTTCCGCCAACAAATGTCTCAAAAGCGGAGAACAAGCTGACGTGGACGCAGTCAAAGACTGATGACGTGAAAGGATATCGCATTCTGCAAAAGCAGGGAAATGATTTCAAGCAGATCGGATTCAGCGATCAATCCTCGTTTAATCTTCCTGACACTGATTCCACTTATCAAATCAAAGCTGTTGGCAAGGACGACAAAGAATCCGAAACAATTACCCTATAAAAAAAACTAGCGTATCCGATTGGATACGCTAGTTTTTATTTTGTGGAATTTCGTTCGATGATGCGATGAGGAAGGATAACGTTCTTTTCTGATACTTCCTCTTTATTCATAAGCTTCGTCAATAGACGCATTGCTACCGCGCCTATATCGTAAGTAGGCTGTACAACGGTGGAAAGTGTCGGACGGACCATCGTTGCAAGTCTTGTATTGTCATACCCTACCACTTCAATATCCTCTGGTACACGCAAGCCATTATCCTGGAAGCCATGGATGACACCAAGCGCCATTTCATCAGAAGATACGAATACAGCAGAAGGACGATCTGCCAAGTCTGCCAGCTGTTTCGCAGCTTCAAGACCGGAATTGTACGTATTGTTAGCTTTTACGATGTATTCCTGTTTCACTTCGCCATTATTTTCCGTTACAGCGCGAAGATAACCTTTGTATTTTTGGTTATTCGTTTCAGCTTCTGCCGTTCCTGCAACGAATGCCGGATGCTTATGATTGTGATCGACAAGCAATTTAGTTGCTTCATAAGCTGCTTGTTCATAGTCGATAGCGACAGTTGGTATCTCGCCTGTACCTTGCCCAGTTGCTGCAATGACGATTGGTACAGGGGATTTATCGAACTGCTGCAGCAGCTCATCGCTGATCTTACCGCCCATAAAGACGATACCGTCCACTTGTTTCTCCAGCATGCTGTTGAAGAGTGTCAATTCTTTGTCCGGGTTTTGATCGGAATTGCTCAGGATCATATTGTATTTATACATGGTTGCAATATCTTCGATCCCGCGCGCAAGCTCGGAGAAGAAAATACTGGAGATATCCGGTATGATTGCTCCGACTGTTGTAGTTCGTTTGCTTGCAAGCCCCCTAGCTACTGCATTCGGACGATAACCTAGCTGTTCAATTGTGCTAAGTACCTTTTTCCGAGTTGCAGGTTTTACGTTCGGGTTGCCGTTTACCACACGGGAGACAGTTGCCATCGATACGTTCGCTTCGCGGGCAACGTCGTATATGGTTACATTCATTGTGTCATTTCCTCCTATATACCTTACACGATTCCAATCACCTAAAGATGATAATAACAATTTGTATGTTTATTCACATATTCTTTACCCATTATACCAGAGTTTAGAGCATTTCAGTAGAAAGAGATTCAAAAAACCCTTGATACTATAGGATTGCTACGATACCAGCTGTCAATTTCCGGAAGGGACACGACTGGCATAACTGCTATGGGCAATAAGATCACGATAAAATGCATCAAAGCGCGGTAAATCCATTTGCTGGGCTGCATCAGAAAGGGCAACCGCCGGATCTGGATGAACCTCTGCCATGATACCGTCAGCTCCGATTGCTAGAGCTGCTTTTGCTGCCGGAAGCAGCAAATCGCGCCGGCCAGTGGAATGCGTGACGTCAACCATTACCGGAAGATGCGTTTCTTGTTTCAGAATCGGTACAGCAGTAATGTCCAACGTGTTCCTTGTTGCAGTCTCATACGTACGGATACCTCGTTCACAAAGGATAATGTCATTATTTCCGCGGGAGCTGATATATTCTGCTGCATGTATGAACTCAGAAATGGTAGAACTCATGCCGCGCTTTAAGAGAATCGGTTTCTTTATGTCCCCAGCTGCTTTCAGGAGCTCGAAGTTCTGCATATTTCGGGCACCAATCTGGATGACATCCAAATACTCGGCTGCTTTTTCGATATCCTCGGGTGCTACAATCTCACTGATGACAGCCAAATCATACGTATCGGCAATCTTTTTCAATATCCGAAGTCCTTCTTCACCCAATCCTTGAAAATCATAAGGTGAAGTACGCGGCTTGAAAGCCCCGCCACGCAGGAGCTTCAGGCCCTTCTCCTGCAACGATTCGGCAACTTTGGCTGTTTGCTGATAGCTCTCCACAGAACATGGTCCGAAAACGAACTGCGGCTCTCCATCTCCGATTTTCGTGCCTTTAATGGTAATAACGGTGTTTTCTGGTTTGCGGCGCCGTGATACAAGCAGTGCCTTATGCATCTCATCTTCCTGCAGCTCAAGGCTTGCTTTGAAAATTTCCTTGAACAAATGCTGAAGTGTAGCATCCTGGAATGGCCCTTTATTGTTATCGGATATGACATTCAGCATATCTCTTTCCCGCACCGGATCAAAGCGCTTCGTGCCTTGTTTTTTCTTCACTTCGCCAATTTCCTGGACTAGTTTGCCTCGTTCGTTTATCAAAGCAAGCAGCTCAAGGTTCACTTCATCCAATTTCTGTCGCAATACCGTTAATTCATCCATATTCATCGCTCTCTCCCACTCTCTATCTAGTATATCCAGCTCAGGTAATTAGCAATCATTATAGCTAAAAGTTTACGCGCTGTCATCCACAAATAGTGTAGAATAATATGTAGGAGTTTCATCAGGCTTCGCGTTCAGTGAAGCTAAGAGTTCAATGCAGAAAGGAATATCGTTTTGAAGGAAAGAATTTTCGCTTTGGATATTGGAACTAGATCCGTTGTCGGCATGCTTCTAGAAGAAGATGCTGGTGTTTATACATTGATAGATTACGAGATGGTTGAACATGATGAGCGTTCCATGCTTGATGGCCAGATCCATGATGTAGTAGCCGTCGCACAAGTTATCTCGGAAGTGAAACATAAACTTGAGGAAAAACACGGGCAGCTGCATAAAGTATGTGTCGCAGCTGCAGGTCGTTCGCTGCAGACAAAACGTACCAAGATACAGCATTCGATAGCGGAACGAGGAGTTTTGGATAAAGAGCAAGTGCAGCATCTGGAGCTAAGTGCTGTACAGCAGGCACAGTATGAAATCGCCCAGTCAAAAGATAAAAGTACCGATTATTATTGTGTCGGTTACTCTGTTCTGCATTATCAGCTCGATGAGCAGGAAATTGGATCGCTGATAGATCAGCAAGGTAATGAAGCAAGTGTAGAGATTATTGCCACCTTCCT
Coding sequences within it:
- the ccpA gene encoding catabolite control protein A, which encodes MNVTIYDVAREANVSMATVSRVVNGNPNVKPATRKKVLSTIEQLGYRPNAVARGLASKRTTTVGAIIPDISSIFFSELARGIEDIATMYKYNMILSNSDQNPDKELTLFNSMLEKQVDGIVFMGGKISDELLQQFDKSPVPIVIAATGQGTGEIPTVAIDYEQAAYEATKLLVDHNHKHPAFVAGTAEAETNNQKYKGYLRAVTENNGEVKQEYIVKANNTYNSGLEAAKQLADLADRPSAVFVSSDEMALGVIHGFQDNGLRVPEDIEVVGYDNTRLATMVRPTLSTVVQPTYDIGAVAMRLLTKLMNKEEVSEKNVILPHRIIERNSTK
- a CDS encoding bifunctional 3-deoxy-7-phosphoheptulonate synthase/chorismate mutase codes for the protein MNMDELTVLRQKLDEVNLELLALINERGKLVQEIGEVKKKQGTKRFDPVRERDMLNVISDNNKGPFQDATLQHLFKEIFKASLELQEDEMHKALLVSRRRKPENTVITIKGTKIGDGEPQFVFGPCSVESYQQTAKVAESLQEKGLKLLRGGAFKPRTSPYDFQGLGEEGLRILKKIADTYDLAVISEIVAPEDIEKAAEYLDVIQIGARNMQNFELLKAAGDIKKPILLKRGMSSTISEFIHAAEYISSRGNNDIILCERGIRTYETATRNTLDITAVPILKQETHLPVMVDVTHSTGRRDLLLPAAKAALAIGADGIMAEVHPDPAVALSDAAQQMDLPRFDAFYRDLIAHSSYASRVPSGN